Within the Pseudomonas chlororaphis subsp. aurantiaca genome, the region CCGAACACACCGCCACGGCGCAGGCCCTTGCCAACCATGACCACGCCGCCGGCCAGCGAGCCGATGCGCTCCCAGCCCTGTACATTCTGCTCCGCCGGGCTCTGGAAAGGGGTGGTTGCGATGGGTTCCAGTTGTTTGCTGTCGCTCATGATCTGTCTCCAGGGGGGATGGATATAAAGCTGACTGCGCTGGCGCGTCGCTTGTTCCATCGAATGTGCCGCGAACTTGAGGCAGTGCTCAGAACTTGGGGCCGGAGCGAGTGTTGTTGCCCTTGGCCAGGCGGTCGTAGAGCACCACGTTGACGGTGGCGGCGAGGTTCATGCAGCCGGTGGTCGGGATGTAGACCACGTCTTCGCACCAGTCGCGGATGTCCTTGTCCAGGGAGCCGTCTTCCGGGCCGAAGATGTACAGCGCGCGATCCGGATGGGTGTACTCCGGCAGCGAGCGGGCGCCTTCCACCAGTTCCACCGCCACCGGCACGCAGCCCAGGGGCAGGATCTTCTTCAGGTCGTCGATGCCGATCAGCGGGATGTCCTGGTGGACTTTCTTGGTGTCGGTGACGAAGTCGCGGGCCCGTTCATAGCGCTTGCCGGTGTAGAACACCGACGCGACGCCATAGCAGCCGGCGGCGCGCATCACCGAACCGACGTTCTCCGGTGACTTGGGGTTATACAAACCAATGCAGCTGTACCTTTTGTTTGCCACGAGCGGGGTGCCTTCGAGAAAAATCGCGATTATACGGGGATTGTCGGCCAGCGGTTGGATCCGGCAAACGCATCGCGGGCAAGCGGCGCACCTGCAGGATTCAGTGTCTGCCGGTGCGCCGCTTGCCCGCGAGAGGCCGGTCCAGTTGGACCGGAGAGGGCGAAGGTTACTCTTCGTCTTTCTTCATCAACCCCGCCAGCGCGGCGAAGGGGTTGTGGGTGGCCTTGGCGACTTTCGGCGTGCTCAGGGAGCCTTCGCCGAAGTACTGCTGGTCGGTGTAGCGCGAGTGTTCGTTGTCGTGGCAGTACAGGCACAGCAGTTCCCAGTTGGAACCGTCCTGCGGGTTGTTGTCGTGGTTGTGGTCGCGGTGGTGCACGGTCAGTTCGCTCAGGCGCTTGCCGGAGAACTCGCGGGCGCAGCGCCCACAGACGTGCGGGTACATCTTCAGGGCCTTGTCGCGGTAGCCCATCTCGCGGTCGCGCTGGGCGTCGGCGAGGATGCGGTCGAGCTTGGACGTGTTGGTCGAACTCATGGGTTCACCTTTATGCAAAGACTAATGACGGTAATGGGCCAAGTTTAGCTCAGGCCTTGAGCTTCTCGGCAATCCAGATGGTGTGGCGGGTGCCCTTGTTGCCGTGGGCGAAGACCTGCACTTGCTCGGCCTTGAAGCCGGCCTTGCGCAGCTTGTCGGAATACTGCTTGTCGGCGCTGGCCGACCACACGGCCAGCACGCCCTTGGGCCGCAGGGCCCGGGCGCAGGCTGCCAGCCCGGCGGCGGAGTACAGCCAGCTGTTGGCTTTCTGGGTCAGGCCTTCGGGGCCGTTGTCGACGTCGAGCATGATCGCGTCGAACCCCTGGGGCTCGGCCTGCAGCACCTTGGCCACGTCTTCCATGCGGATCACCGTGCGCGGGTCGAGCAACGGCCGGCCGGATTTTTCCCCCAGCGGCCCGCGGTTCCATTCCACCACCCCCGGCACCAGCTCGGCGACCACCACTTCGGCGCCCTTGCCCAGGTGCTTGAGGGCCGAGGCGAGGGTGAACCCCATGCCCAGGCCGCCGATCAGCACCCGCGAATTCGGCCGCCCGGCGACCTTGCGGCAGGGGATTTCCGCCAGGGCATCTTCGGAGCCGTGCATGCGCGTGTTCATCAACTGCCCGCCGTCGCCGCCCTGGATCTTGATGACAAAATCCTCGCCGTATTCGAACAGGCACAAGGCACCGCCATTTTCGGGAATCGGGGTGGTGTCCAGCAGAACGAAACGTTTCATGAGGGTCTCAATGAAGAAGGCAAACCGGCCCGGTTGGGAGTAGCCTGAGGGCTGACAATAGCGATGGAGCCATTGATGAAGCGCACTATTCTAACGGTCATTGCCCGCACAGCGCTCTTGCTAAGTGCGGCGCTCGCGATGAGTGCCGTGCACGCCGAGGAACTGCAGGCGGTGCCCGTGACTCCGGTCCCCGCCGCCGGCTCGCCCGGCACCGCGACCCCGACCCCTTATCCGCAGGTCACGCCCCCCAGCACCCCCAAGGCCACGGCCCATGGCGGTGCGCCATTGCTGCCGCCGATCGACATGCCCAAGCCGCCGAAGGATCAGACCTTGCCAGGGTTGGAGCAGAACGAGACGAAAACCAAGACGCCGGGTGGCTAGACCTGTTGCGACAGCAACTGCCCGTCGGCCATGCGCAGGCGCTTGGACAGTGACACTGCGAGGGCGCGGATGATCTTGGCGGCGATCTTCGGCGCGTCGTTGAGCATTTTCTCCAGCGAGTCCTTGCCCAGGTTGAGCAGCCGGCAATCGCTGGCGGCCACGCAGGTGGCCGAACGCCGCTCGCCATCGAGCACCGCCATCTCGCCAAAGGCCCGGCCGCTGCGCAGGGTGGCGATGGTCACGCGCACGCCTTCACTGTTGCTCTTCTGCACGGCCACCTGGCCGGAATGGATGATGCACATGAAGCTGCCGGCATCGCCTTCGCGGAAGATCTCCTGGCCCTGGGCGATGCTGCTGATGCTGAAGTAGCCGGCGGCGGCATTGAAGTCGGCCGGCAAGAGCTGATCGAACAATCCGCAGTCCATCAACCAGTCGCGGATTTCGTTGTTCAACAAGGTGGGTTCTGGCATGTCGTCACGGTCTTTTTCTTGTGTCTGTTGCGGTCCCGGGCAGGTGCAGGTGCAGTATGGCCTGGGGCCGTCGGTCCTGTGTTAAGACAGGACCGCCGGCCGGAGTTCCTCAGGCGATGCCCAGAATCTTGAAAACAAATGCATATTCGAGCGCTACGTCACGCAATCCCTGGTAACGCCCGCTCATGCCGCCGTGGCCGGCGCCCAGCTCGGTCTTGAGCAGCAGCAGGTTGTCGTCGGTCTTGGTGGCGCGCAGCCGGGCCACCCACTTGGCCGCTTCCCAATACTGCACGCGGCTGTCGTTGTAGCCGGCGATCACCAGGGTCGCCGGATAGGCCTTGGCCTCGACATTCTCGTAGGGCGCGTAGGCCTTGATCCGCGCGTAGACCTCGGGCTCCTCGGGGTTGCCCCATTCGTCGTACTCGGTGACGGTCAGCGGCAGCTCGGGGTCGAGCATGGTGTTGAGCACATCGACGAACGGCACCTCGGCGATCGCCGCCTTGAACAGTTCCGGCCGCTGGTTGAGCACCGCGCCGATCAACAGGCCGCCGGCGCTGCCGCCGCTGATGGCCAGTTGTCCGGAAGTGGTCAGGCCCTGGGCGATCAGGTGTTCGGCGCAGGCGATGAAGTCGCTGAAGGTGTTCTGCTTGTGTTCCTGCTTGCCGGCGCGGTACCAGGCTTCGCCCAGCTCGCCGCCGCCGCGCACGTGGGCGATGGCGAAGGCCACACCGCGCTCCAGCAGGCTCAGGCGCGCATGGGAGAACCACGGGTCGAGGCTTTCGCCGTAAGCGCCGTAGCCGTACAAGTACAGCGGTGCCGGCCGGCCCAGGGCCTCGCGCTTGATCACCAGGCTGATCGGCACCTGGGTGCCGTCGGCGGCGGTCGCCCACAGGCGCTGGCTGACATAGGCATCCGGGTCGAAGACGCCCAGCACCGGGGTTTCCTTGAGCACTTTCTGTTCGCCGCCGGCCAGTTCCAGCTGGCGGATCTGCGCCGGGCGGTTCAGCGCTTCGTAGCGCAGGCGGATGCGCTGGCTGACGAATTCCAGGCTGTTCTGCACATGCAGGCTGTAGGCCGCATCCGGCAGTTGCACGCGATAGGCCGGCAGGCCCTCGGGGTGCACCTCGATGATCGGCAGGCCGCCTTCGCGCAGGCTCAGGGTCATGGCCGAGTTGTTCAGGCTCAGGCCTTCGAGCATCACGCTGTCGCTGTGGGGGATCAGGTTCTGCCAGTCGGCCTGGCCTGGCACCGTGCCCAGGTCCGGCGCCTGGTAGAGGGCGAAGTTGATGCCGTCGCGGTTGCTGCGGATAAACCAGGTCCACTGGCCGTCGAGCAGGCCATGGTCGACGTCGTACTCATGGTGCTCGACCCGCGGCGCCAGGCAGATGAAGGCGTGCTGTGGCTGCGCCGCGTCGAGTACCCAGACCTCGCTGGTGGTCTTGCTGCCCAGGGACAGCAACAACTGTTTCTCCGAGCTTGAGCGGTAGCAATGGAGGAAAAAGCGTCCATCCGGCTCATGGAACACCTCTTCGGCGGCGGTGCCGTCCAGGCGATAACGGAACAGCTTGTGCGGGCGGTGGGTGTCGTCCAGCTCACCGAAGAACAGGGTCAGGCTGTCGTTGGCCCAGGTCATGCTGCCGTCGCAATCGGTGAACGCCAGCTCGCTGACCTTGCCGTTGGACAGTTCCTTGACGAACAGGGTGTAGACCTCTTCGCCGCTGGTATCGAGGCTGTAGGCCAGGCGCTGGTGGTCGGGGCTGATGCTGAAGGCCCCGAGGGAGAAGAAACCACCCTTGGCCAGCTCGTTCGGGTCCAACAGCAGTTGTTCCTGGCTTTCGTCGACGCTCAGGCTGTCGTCGGCCGGGCGCGGGCAGCGGTAGTGCCGGGCATATTCGTCGCCGGCGGTGGTGCGGGTGTAATACAGGTACGGGCCCCAGGGCGAGGGCAGCGAGAGGTCGGTCTCCAGGATCCGTCCCTTGATTTCCTGGAACAGGGTTTCACGCAGCGCCGCCTGGTCGGCGAGGGCGGCTTCCTGGTAGCTGTTTTCGGCCTTCAGGTAATCGAGCACGGCGTCGGTGTCGCGCTCCTGGAGCCAGGCGTACGGGTCCGGGCCTTCGGCCTTGCGGGCGATCGGGGCGCTGGTGACGTGGGCGGATACGGGCATGAAGGGCTCTCGGGGCGGTGACAATTAAGGGCGCGGCAGACGGCGGTGCAGCCTGACATGCGAAAAGCCGTTATCATAAGCGCCTCTTTGCCTGCCTTGCCATGGACACCATGACCGAGAACGACTATCTGATCGCTTGGGGGCTTTACGCCTTCGCCGCCTTGGGCTGCCTGCTGGTGTGGATGCGCCTGACCCGCTGGATGTGGCGCTGGCTGCGCGAGCCGCTGCGAGTGCTGGTGGCGGTGCTGCTGTTCAGCCCGACCGTGGTCGACCCGGCCAAGGAGATGTTCGCCCCGGCCGTGGCCATCACCGCCCTGGACATGCTGTTCAAGGTTGGCAACAACGCCTGGCGCGCGGTTTCCGACCTGTTCATGTACGGCGTCATCGCCTTCGGCATCTACCTGGTGTTCGTCCTGATCCGCTGGCCGATCGAACGCGCATCCAAGGCCCGCAAGGAACAGGCCGAGGCCGCCAAGGCCGCGGCCCGCGCCGAAGAGCCGGACGACCAGCCTTTCGGCGGCGCCGGCGATGATCGCTACGGCCGCCCGCCAGTGCCCAGCAACCCCCAGCGTTCGCGGATCGAGCCGCGTCTGTAACACGCATTGAAGCGAGAGTCCGAGCATGTGTGAGTTATTGGGCATGAGCGCCAATGTACCGACCGATATCGTGTTCAGCTTTACCGGGCTGATGCAGCGCGGCGGGCGCACCGGCCCGCATCGCGACGGCTGGGGCATCGCGTTCTACGAGGGCCGTGGCCTGCGCCTGTTCC harbors:
- a CDS encoding RNA methyltransferase, whose protein sequence is MANKRYSCIGLYNPKSPENVGSVMRAAGCYGVASVFYTGKRYERARDFVTDTKKVHQDIPLIGIDDLKKILPLGCVPVAVELVEGARSLPEYTHPDRALYIFGPEDGSLDKDIRDWCEDVVYIPTTGCMNLAATVNVVLYDRLAKGNNTRSGPKF
- a CDS encoding YajD family HNH nuclease, with amino-acid sequence MSSTNTSKLDRILADAQRDREMGYRDKALKMYPHVCGRCAREFSGKRLSELTVHHRDHNHDNNPQDGSNWELLCLYCHDNEHSRYTDQQYFGEGSLSTPKVAKATHNPFAALAGLMKKDEE
- a CDS encoding cyclic nucleotide-binding domain-containing protein codes for the protein MPEPTLLNNEIRDWLMDCGLFDQLLPADFNAAAGYFSISSIAQGQEIFREGDAGSFMCIIHSGQVAVQKSNSEGVRVTIATLRSGRAFGEMAVLDGERRSATCVAASDCRLLNLGKDSLEKMLNDAPKIAAKIIRALAVSLSKRLRMADGQLLSQQV
- a CDS encoding S9 family peptidase, which produces MPVSAHVTSAPIARKAEGPDPYAWLQERDTDAVLDYLKAENSYQEAALADQAALRETLFQEIKGRILETDLSLPSPWGPYLYYTRTTAGDEYARHYRCPRPADDSLSVDESQEQLLLDPNELAKGGFFSLGAFSISPDHQRLAYSLDTSGEEVYTLFVKELSNGKVSELAFTDCDGSMTWANDSLTLFFGELDDTHRPHKLFRYRLDGTAAEEVFHEPDGRFFLHCYRSSSEKQLLLSLGSKTTSEVWVLDAAQPQHAFICLAPRVEHHEYDVDHGLLDGQWTWFIRSNRDGINFALYQAPDLGTVPGQADWQNLIPHSDSVMLEGLSLNNSAMTLSLREGGLPIIEVHPEGLPAYRVQLPDAAYSLHVQNSLEFVSQRIRLRYEALNRPAQIRQLELAGGEQKVLKETPVLGVFDPDAYVSQRLWATAADGTQVPISLVIKREALGRPAPLYLYGYGAYGESLDPWFSHARLSLLERGVAFAIAHVRGGGELGEAWYRAGKQEHKQNTFSDFIACAEHLIAQGLTTSGQLAISGGSAGGLLIGAVLNQRPELFKAAIAEVPFVDVLNTMLDPELPLTVTEYDEWGNPEEPEVYARIKAYAPYENVEAKAYPATLVIAGYNDSRVQYWEAAKWVARLRATKTDDNLLLLKTELGAGHGGMSGRYQGLRDVALEYAFVFKILGIA